A region from the Bradyrhizobium sp. CCBAU 53340 genome encodes:
- a CDS encoding LrgB family protein, which produces MKDNPFSLWVYLSQSPLLWLTVTLLVYAIADAVSLALRRHALANPVLHAVWIIGAFLFATGTPYAIYFGGAQFVHFLLGPATVALAVPLYENRKIVLASIVPMLAALVAGSVTAVFSIVLLAEAAGLPREVILSLAPKSVTAAVAMGISETLQADPSLTAVAVILTGIMGATVVTRLMNRTGITDFRARGFAAGIAAHGIGTARAFQVDEVAGVFSGIAMSLNALITSFLVPLALTVLMR; this is translated from the coding sequence GTGAAGGACAATCCGTTCTCCCTCTGGGTCTATCTCTCGCAATCCCCGTTGCTTTGGTTGACGGTCACCTTGCTGGTCTATGCAATCGCGGATGCCGTGTCGCTTGCGCTTCGCCGTCATGCCCTTGCCAATCCCGTGCTGCACGCGGTCTGGATCATCGGCGCGTTTCTATTCGCAACTGGCACGCCGTATGCGATCTATTTCGGCGGAGCGCAGTTCGTGCATTTCCTGCTCGGCCCGGCAACCGTCGCGCTCGCGGTCCCGCTATACGAAAATCGCAAGATTGTCCTTGCCTCGATCGTGCCGATGCTGGCAGCGCTCGTTGCGGGCTCGGTCACGGCCGTCTTCTCGATTGTGCTGCTTGCGGAGGCTGCCGGCCTGCCTCGCGAGGTGATCCTGTCCCTTGCCCCGAAGTCGGTAACGGCCGCGGTCGCAATGGGCATCAGCGAAACGCTGCAGGCGGATCCGTCTCTGACGGCAGTCGCGGTCATCCTCACCGGGATCATGGGAGCGACCGTTGTCACGCGATTGATGAACCGTACCGGCATCACCGATTTTCGGGCTCGTGGCTTTGCGGCAGGAATCGCCGCGCACGGGATCGGCACCGCGCGAGCATTTCAGGTGGACGAGGTGGCTGGCGTGTTTTCTGGAATTGCTATGAGCCTAAACGCACTAATCACATCTTTCCTCGTACCGCTAGCGCTCACAGTGCTAATGAGATGA